Proteins encoded by one window of Xiphophorus couchianus chromosome 13, X_couchianus-1.0, whole genome shotgun sequence:
- the mllt11 gene encoding protein AF1q, which produces MEKSSSQYDSFLFWRQPIPTLDLSELEDLGFTAGVPISISKAKGKTSQLRGLDDEDKELSEFSSFNYWRAPIADVDALLADLNLLP; this is translated from the exons ATGGAGAAATCCAGCAGCCAGTACGACTCGTTCCTCTTCTGGAGGCAGCCGATCCCGACCCTCGACCTGTCGGAGTTGGAGGATCTGGGATTCACCGCCGGCGTTCCGATCAGCATCAGCAAGGCGAAGGGCAAGACGTCCCAGCTGCGCGGACTGGACGACGAG GACAAGGAGCTGTCTGAGTTTTCCTCCTTTAATTACTGGAGAGCTCCCATCGCTGATGTGGACGCTCTGCTGGCTGACCTGAACCTGCTGCCCTGA